Proteins from one Candidatus Krumholzibacteriia bacterium genomic window:
- a CDS encoding potassium transporter TrkG, which translates to VVENVRTTLFQVVSIVTTTGFGTADYELWSSMSQFVLLALMFIGGCAGSTGGGMKNVRLLLLTRHAVNELRKLLHPRGVYVIRFNHRAVPGDVVTNILGFFLLLMIVTVAATFAMTLLGLDLLSAFGSVAATLNNIGPGIGSVGPTDDFGHLPDVGKWLLVFLMLLGRLELYTVLVLLVPDFWRRT; encoded by the coding sequence GGTGGTGGAGAACGTCCGGACCACGCTGTTCCAGGTGGTGTCGATCGTCACGACCACGGGCTTCGGAACCGCCGACTACGAGCTCTGGAGCAGCATGTCGCAGTTCGTGCTGCTGGCACTCATGTTCATCGGCGGGTGTGCCGGCAGCACCGGGGGCGGCATGAAGAACGTCCGCCTCCTGCTGCTCACACGCCACGCCGTGAACGAGTTGCGCAAGCTCCTGCACCCGCGCGGAGTGTACGTGATCCGTTTCAATCATCGGGCGGTCCCGGGGGACGTGGTCACGAACATCCTGGGTTTCTTCCTGCTGCTGATGATCGTCACTGTCGCCGCGACCTTCGCCATGACCCTGCTCGGGCTCGACCTGCTGTCGGCCTTCGGGAGTGTGGCGGCGACGCTCAACAACATCGGTCCGGGGATCGGCTCGGTCGGGCCCACCGACGACTTCGGGCACCTTCCCGACGTGGGGAAGTGGTTGCTGGTCTTCCTCATGTTGTTGGGCCGCCTCGAGCTGTATACCGTGTTGGTGTTGCTCGTGCCCGATTTCTGGCGCCGCACCTGA
- a CDS encoding nitrilase-related carbon-nitrogen hydrolase: MNLRIALAQCDATLGDLAANHQAHLRWIERARREQADLLVFPELSLTGYLLQDLVHEVARPRDDALFAELARHAGSMSVVVGGIEEGDDHAQYIASFLLEGDGVKHVHRKVYLASYGVFDEARYVGAGRHVRCADTRFGRVGMVVCEDAWHPSLVGITLLQGADLLTIQVASPVRDLRRGELPRNAEIWLDTLRTYARLYGTYILFCNRVGSEDGLVFWGHSCVLGPDGETVAEAPLYDESLVVADLDFEQVREARLSNPVLRDEKIDLTVRELQRVLADPERRA; this comes from the coding sequence ATGAACCTGCGCATCGCCCTGGCCCAATGCGACGCCACGCTCGGCGACCTGGCCGCCAACCACCAGGCTCACCTGCGCTGGATCGAGCGCGCGCGCCGCGAGCAGGCGGACCTGTTGGTCTTTCCCGAACTGTCGCTGACCGGCTATCTCCTGCAGGACCTGGTGCACGAGGTCGCCCGTCCTCGTGACGACGCGCTCTTCGCCGAGCTCGCCCGCCACGCCGGATCCATGAGCGTGGTCGTCGGCGGGATCGAGGAAGGCGACGATCACGCCCAGTACATCGCCTCGTTCCTGCTCGAGGGCGACGGCGTGAAGCACGTGCACCGGAAGGTCTACCTGGCCTCGTACGGCGTGTTCGACGAGGCGCGCTACGTCGGGGCCGGGCGTCATGTGCGCTGCGCCGACACGCGCTTCGGGCGGGTGGGGATGGTCGTGTGCGAGGACGCCTGGCACCCATCGCTCGTGGGCATCACGCTGCTCCAGGGTGCCGACCTGCTGACGATCCAGGTGGCGAGTCCCGTACGGGACCTGCGCCGCGGGGAACTGCCTCGCAACGCCGAGATCTGGCTGGACACACTGCGGACCTACGCCCGCCTCTACGGAACGTACATCCTGTTCTGCAATCGTGTGGGGAGCGAGGACGGTTTGGTGTTCTGGGGGCACAGCTGTGTCCTGGGGCCCGACGGCGAGACGGTGGCCGAGGCGCCCCTCTACGACGAGTCGCTGGTCGTGGCCGACCTCGACTTCGAGCAGGTACGTGAAGCACGACTGAGCAACCCCGTTCTGCGCGACGAGAAGATCGACCTCACCGTACGCGAGCTGCAGCGGGTGCTCGCCGATCCGGAAAGGCGCGCATGA